From the Caldisericota bacterium genome, the window AAGTTTATTTATTAAATTTTCTAAGAAGGTTGAAATCGAATTTATTATATTTGGCAGATTTGCAGTAACTTCGCTAGCTTCTTTTATTATTTTTGGAATGAGTATGTATCCCATAAGAATAAGCGTTGAGAGAAATAAGGCTATTGTAAGGAGTGAGGCAAAAAATCTCGGGATTTTTTTTGAAAAGAAATTGGTAATTGGAAGAAACAAATATCCGATAAGTATGCCATAAAAAATAGGAGGGAACACACTCCTTATTTTAAATATGACATATAATAGGATGACCAAACCTATTAAAATTACTCCGATTAGAACCCCTGTTTTCACAGGGGCATAGCCTTTATCGGATATTTTCATTTTTGGCTTACAGTTATGGATGCGACTTCGTCATTTTTGGTTTTGAATTTCATGATCCTTACTCCTCTTGCTGTGCGGCTTAATATAGGCACTGTAGAGGCTTTTATTTTTATTACATTCCCGTTTTTTGTAACAACAAATATTTTGTTCTTTTTAGTCACATTTTGTATTGCCTGAACTTCTCCTGCTTTTTCATCTATTTTAGCACACTTGACACCTTTTCCGCCATGTCTAATTTTTCTGATTTTTTTTCCAACTAATCGTTTTCCGAAGCCTTTTTTAGTTACAAGAAATATTTCTGTTCCTTTCTGTATGACTTCCATTCCTTTGACCTCGTCCCCATCTTGCAATCTTATTCCTATTACGCCTCTTGCAATTCTTCCCATTGACCTAATTTCATTTGCATTAAAGCGTAAACCATGGCCTTTTCTAGAAATTACAAGCACTTCATCATCCTTTTTTACAGGGCGCAATGTCAGTAATTTATCTCCTTTCTTAAGTCCAATTGCACGTTTGCCATTGACGTAGACAGTTGTAAATTCAGATATCTTAACTTTTTTTATTTTGCCTTTTCTTGTTACCATGATGAAGTTTTCATAATTCGATTTGTCGTCGAGAGAAAAGGTAGCTGATATCCTTTCGTCATTTTTTATCCGAAGAAGTCTATGTATGGGTGTTCCTTTTGATTCTCTTCTGTTTTCTGGTATTTTGTATGCTTTTAAACTATACACTTTTCCCGTGTTTGTAAAGAACAACATCGTGCTTTTTGTAAATGTGGTACATATATCACTGGGATAATCTTCTTCGCTAGAAGCTTGGCCTAGTACACCTTTGCCCCCTCTGTGTTGTAATCTAAATGTGGCTTCATCTAAACGTTTTATATAACCGTCGCGTGTTGCGGATATAATAATTTTTTTGTTTTCTATTATATCTTCAATGTCTATCTCTTCTTCAGATGCTGTAATAGCTGTTTTTCTACTAGTTCCGTATCTTGCTTTTATTCTTAAAAGGTCCTCTTTTATTATTAACCATTGTTTCTCTTTCTTTTCCAGTGTTTCTGTTAGGGAATCAATGTTTTTCTTGGTGGTGTCAATATCATTGTTAAGTTTGTCTATTTCCATATTAGTAAGGCGTGAGAGCTTCATTTCAAGGATAGCTTTTATCTGTCTATCTGAGGCGGACAGTAACTTTGCCAGTCCTGTTGTCGCTTCTTGCGCATTTTTTGAGGCGCGTATTATTTTTATGACATCGTCAATTTGTTGTATCGCTTTACCTAAGCCTTCTAAAATCTCCAGATGTTCTTTTGCTTTATTAAGCTCAAAAGTTGTTTTTCTTATAAGAACATCTTTTCTGAAAAGGAGAAATTCCATTAAGAGTTCTTTCATTGTAAATACTTTTGGCACATTATTAAGGATTCCAATGAGTATTATTCCATAATGTTTTTCAAAAAGCGTATGCAGGCGAA encodes:
- a CDS encoding AI-2E family transporter, with amino-acid sequence MKISDKGYAPVKTGVLIGVILIGLVILLYVIFKIRSVFPPIFYGILIGYLFLPITNFFSKKIPRFFASLLTIALFLSTLILMGYILIPKIIKEASEVTANLPNIINSISTFLENLINKLPVNIRGNLLKSLLGNADNIFRTNIALLEKTFLTTLMQKI
- the gyrA gene encoding DNA gyrase subunit A, producing the protein MADLFGEKVINIPVEEEITKSYIDYSMSIIIGRALPDIRDGLKPVHRRILYAMKEMSCIPSKPHKKSARIVGEVLGKFHPHGDVAVYYTLVRMAQPFSLKHPLIDGHGNFGSIDGDSPAAMRYTEVRLDRIAMEMLEDLNENTVDFIPNFDNTLQEPVVLPAKIPNLLINGSSGIAVGMATNIPPHNLLEISDALIHIIDKEILKGDEIKPEELYSIIKGPDFPTSGTIVGREGIKSYFDTGRGSIIIRGKAHIEEKQKGKRYFVITELPFAVNKAELVEKIAKLAKMKKLEGIEDLRDESDRDGIRIVIKLSRETNINVFENRLRLHTLFEKHYGIILIGILNNVPKVFTMKELLMEFLLFRKDVLIRKTTFELNKAKEHLEILEGLGKAIQQIDDVIKIIRASKNAQEATTGLAKLLSASDRQIKAILEMKLSRLTNMEIDKLNNDIDTTKKNIDSLTETLEKKEKQWLIIKEDLLRIKARYGTSRKTAITASEEEIDIEDIIENKKIIISATRDGYIKRLDEATFRLQHRGGKGVLGQASSEEDYPSDICTTFTKSTMLFFTNTGKVYSLKAYKIPENRRESKGTPIHRLLRIKNDERISATFSLDDKSNYENFIMVTRKGKIKKVKISEFTTVYVNGKRAIGLKKGDKLLTLRPVKKDDEVLVISRKGHGLRFNANEIRSMGRIARGVIGIRLQDGDEVKGMEVIQKGTEIFLVTKKGFGKRLVGKKIRKIRHGGKGVKCAKIDEKAGEVQAIQNVTKKNKIFVVTKNGNVIKIKASTVPILSRTARGVRIMKFKTKNDEVASITVSQK